Sequence from the Helicobacter ibis genome:
GGGTATAAATCAGCTTAAAAAACTTGATAATATGCTAGAAAAAAGAGAAATCATCACAAGTTTTTATGATAAAGAATTTGAAAAAAATCCTTATTTTAGCACTATAAAAATCAAAGATTATAAAAAAAGCTCAAGACATTTATATCCTATTTTACTTTATCCTGAGTTTTATTGCCAAAAAGAGATTATTTTTGAAAAATTATTGAATTTAGGCATAGGTGTACAAGTACATTATAAGCCTACTTATGAG
This genomic interval carries:
- a CDS encoding DegT/DnrJ/EryC1/StrS family aminotransferase, translating into GINQLKKLDNMLEKREIITSFYDKEFEKNPYFSTIKIKDYKKSSRHLYPILLYPEFYCQKEIIFEKLLNLGIGVQVHYKPTYE